The Pygocentrus nattereri isolate fPygNat1 chromosome 4, fPygNat1.pri, whole genome shotgun sequence genome includes a window with the following:
- the flrt2 gene encoding leucine-rich repeat transmembrane protein FLRT2 — MEFQVGLWNNDWTSCFRFWFTVLLSLQVQFGPVAPCPKECRCDKTFVYCNERSLTSVPLGVQEGYKTLFLHNNQINNAGFPLELHNVASVEIVHLYGNQLDEFPLNLPKNVRVLHLQENNIQTISRAALAQLPMLEELHLDDNSISTVGVEEGAFREAVSLKLLFLTKNHLSSVPIGLPTDLKELRLDENRIAEIDEEAFQNVTSLQRLLLDGNLLEDEAIAPGTFQNLVNLKELSLSRNSLITPPPLLPGASLIKLNLQENQMQDIPVTAFAGLGKLERLDISSNLLQALPLGVFDGLISLTHINVRNNHWRCDCSIKWVIAWLKSLPSSLNARGFTCHKPERVRGMVIRELTLEALQCPAGTELHPWFTTQVPPSTSTPHRTTSPPSNIHTTTSFTTSNPTSSSPTPPAPHIPPGPFPPYDDPLNMSLYVVNSTSINVSWESYFTVTAYKVTWVKRSQYLMTDMSQERMVPGDQRRLSLHNLEPGSMYRICVYILDTLNSYRPGEDTICSEVKTSSSNKVTESERTVQQDSTSTLLLAGAIGGVLFVVLVTLLSLFCWHMHKKSRSSSSKWKYNRGRRKDDYCEAGTKKDNSILEMTETSFQIVSLNNEQLLKGDFRIQPIYTPNGGIGYRDCHLSNNSIAYCKSSNVPSVDFCHT, encoded by the coding sequence ATGGAGTTCCAGGTGGGGCTGTGGAATAATGATTGGACATCATGCTTTCGGTTTTGGTTTACTGTGCTGCTGAGTCTGCAAGTGCAGTTTGGCCCTGTGGCCCCCTGTCCCAAAGAGTGCCGCTGCGACAAAACGTTTGTTTACTGTAATGAGAGGAGTCTGACGTCCGTGCCTCTGGGAGTGCAGGAGGGATACAAAACCCTCTTCCTCCACAACAACCAGATTAACAACGCTGGCTTTCCGCTGGAGCTGCACAATGTGGCTTCAGTGGAGATTGTCCACTTGTATGGGAACCAGCTGGATGAGTTCCCCCTCAACTTGCCGAAGAATGTAAGAGTGCTCCATCTGCAGGAGAACAACATCCAGACCATTTCCAGGGCAGCCCTGGCCCAGCTACCCATGCTGGAAGAGCTACATCTGGACGACAACTCCATCTCCACCGTAGGGGTAGAGGAAGGGGCTTTTCGGGAAGCAGTCAGCCTCAAACTCCTCTTTCTCACCAAGAATCACCTGAGCAGCGTCCCCATCGGATTACCGACAGACCTGAAAGAGCTGCGTCTGGATGAGAATCGCATCGCTGAAATAGACGAAGAGGCATTTCAGAATGTAACCAGCCTGCAGCGGCTCCTTTTGGATGGCAACCTTCTGGAAGATGAGGCCATTGCTCCTGGAACCTTCCAGAACCTGGTCAACCTGAAGGAATTGTCCTTGTCTCGCAACTCTCTGATAACTCCACCACCGCTGCTTCCTGGAGCATCCCTGATCAAGCTCAACCTGCAGGAGAACCAGATGCAAGACATCCCTGTAACAGCTTTTGCTGGGCTTGGAAAGCTGGAGAGACTTGATATCTCAAGTAACTTGCTTCAGGCATTGCCACTGGGAGTCTTTGATGGCCTGATAAGTTTAACACATATCAATGTCCGGAACAACCACTGGCGTTGCGATTGCTCCATCAAGTGGGTTATTGCCTGGCTCAAGTCCCTGCCATCCTCTCTGAATGCCCGTGGGTTCACATGTCACAAACCAGAGAGGGTACGGGGCATGGTGATCCGAGAGCTCACTCTGGAAGCCCTCCAGTGCCCAGCTGGCACAGAACTCCATCCATGGTTCACTACTCAGGTACCTCCATCTACATCAACACCTCACAGAACAACCAGTCCTCCCAGCAACATCCACACTACAACCTCATTCACAACTTCCAACCCAACCTCATCTAGTCCCACACCACCTGCACCCCATATCCCACCTGGTCCGTTTCCACCCTATGATGACCCTTTGAACATGTCCTTGTATGTAGTGAACTCCACCAGCATAAATGTGAGCTGGGAGTCCTATTTTACTGTCACAGCTTACAAAGTCACCTGGGTCAAGAGAAGCCAGTATCTCATGACTGACATGAGCCAGGAGAGGATGGTCCCAGGGGACCAACGGAGGCTTAGCTTGCATAACTTGGAGCCTGGATCCATGTACCGCATCTGTGTGTACATTCTGGATACCCTTAACAGTTACAGACCGGGAGAGGATACAATTTGTTCGGAAGTCAAGACTTCCAGCTCCAATAAGGTAACGGAGTCTGAGCGAACTGTCCAGCAAGATAGCACTTCCACGCTTCTGTTGGCTGGAGCGATAGGTGGAGTACTGTTCGTGGTCTTGGTGACTCTTCTCAGCCTATTTTGCTGGCACATGCACAAGAAGAGCAGGTCATCCTCGTCAAAATGGAAATATAACAGGGGCAGGAGAAAAGACGACTACTGTGAGGCCGGCACCAAAAAGGATAATTCCATCCTGGAAATGACTGAAACCAGCTTTCAGATAGTTTCACTGAACAATGAGCAGCTTTTAAAGGGCGATTTCAGAATCCAGCCCATCTACACTCCCAATGGAGGCATTGGGTACAGAGACTGCCATCTCAGTAACAATAGCATCGCATACTGCAAAAGCAGCAACGTTCCGAGTGTGGACTTTTGCCACACGTGA